A portion of the Synechococcales cyanobacterium CNB genome contains these proteins:
- a CDS encoding endonuclease/exonuclease/phosphatase family protein — MTDAPTATPRPFSSQRRRRVARTLLASGILCAGAASMFPGLGWLPGMIAEIAAQALLVSLPFAVVWAVRRRWACAAASSVACVLLASALLQPRAPFTPGSGEKTIRVLALNGGPENEHPDELLKLLTFVKAEVVALVEPNPGLVRGIRRHGALDASFPHGAARGPVSHLTSWRLVLSEFPVLDTDENRTVKDLLSVVVRHPSGEFGMVVVHPSSPRSPSRWREGNELIDRALSEARRLESQGYPTLIIGDLNSTPTGHRSRLLARGGYLRCKPLRAPIGTFPAWSVWPAMAAIDDACASPGWRVRSWRTIRGGGSDHRGVLIELVIPPRPAPR, encoded by the coding sequence ATGACGGATGCACCGACCGCGACGCCACGCCCGTTCTCGTCTCAGCGGCGCCGGCGGGTCGCACGCACGCTGCTCGCCTCGGGCATCCTCTGCGCCGGCGCGGCCTCGATGTTCCCGGGCCTCGGCTGGCTGCCAGGCATGATCGCCGAGATCGCGGCCCAGGCCCTCCTCGTCTCGCTGCCTTTCGCCGTGGTCTGGGCCGTCCGTCGCCGCTGGGCGTGCGCCGCAGCCTCCTCCGTCGCGTGTGTGCTGCTCGCGTCCGCGCTGCTCCAGCCGCGCGCCCCGTTCACACCCGGCAGCGGAGAGAAGACCATACGCGTTCTTGCGCTCAACGGCGGTCCCGAGAACGAGCACCCCGACGAACTCCTCAAACTCCTCACCTTCGTCAAGGCCGAGGTCGTTGCACTGGTCGAGCCGAATCCGGGCCTCGTCCGCGGCATCCGACGCCACGGCGCGCTCGACGCCTCGTTCCCGCACGGTGCGGCCCGCGGGCCGGTCTCGCACCTCACCTCCTGGAGGCTCGTCCTCAGCGAGTTTCCAGTCCTCGACACCGACGAGAACAGGACCGTCAAAGACCTCCTTTCCGTCGTCGTGCGCCACCCCTCGGGCGAGTTCGGCATGGTCGTCGTCCACCCTTCATCGCCGCGATCGCCCTCGCGGTGGCGCGAGGGGAACGAACTCATCGACCGCGCTCTCTCCGAAGCGAGGCGTCTCGAATCGCAGGGCTACCCGACCCTCATCATCGGCGACCTCAACAGCACACCCACGGGCCACCGCTCCCGGCTGCTGGCCCGCGGCGGCTACCTCCGCTGCAAGCCGCTCCGTGCGCCGATCGGAACCTTCCCCGCCTGGTCCGTCTGGCCCGCGATGGCCGCCATCGACGACGCCTGCGCGTCGCCCGGATGGCGGGTGCGCTCGTGGCGCACCATCCGCGGCGGCGGCTCGGACCACCGCGGCGTGCTCATCGAACTTGTCATTCCCCCTCGGCCGGCTCCTCGCTGA
- a CDS encoding O-antigen ligase family protein, translated as MFATMDFGLLAGLVIVGIIAHVALFIIARRVNLLFLLSAAYFVVAPLSAAPKLPLVGGLKYVRVYLTLLTIVLGFFVARIYMLRPAGAVFLTFATMYACAGLYSELPMAALKYKGLWVVTVLAGLMTGYSVTDSRTFITRCLRVVMLATAAFTAFMILRLVTDPGALNRIGRFMPWDLNPNRLGQTVAPMSIFTTYILLYDRSRLWKLLAAGTLFFLAVLILYCGSRGAAGYAVVGCTILGMPVVKRPGLLVTLAIGAAVAGYAMFQIFDIGTTERLGTVTLETREEVWNKAWNHFIESPLVGKGWIFQYEASLEGSTANMHSIYFQTAAETGIAGILALLLTLTFIGFRCLRLWRFALSSRYEIPMAHLSLAIIAAVFAHGLFESGSFTGANLGAVVLGIGLSLLDRIPELYRNDLAAWEAYQRQVAEAEAESHGEFEPAAGA; from the coding sequence ATGTTCGCCACCATGGACTTCGGTCTTCTCGCGGGGCTGGTGATTGTCGGGATCATCGCGCACGTGGCGTTGTTCATCATCGCGCGCCGGGTGAACCTGCTGTTCCTGCTCTCGGCGGCGTACTTCGTGGTCGCGCCGCTCTCGGCCGCGCCGAAGTTGCCGCTCGTCGGCGGGCTGAAGTACGTCCGGGTCTACCTGACGCTGCTGACAATCGTGCTCGGCTTCTTCGTGGCCCGCATCTACATGCTGCGTCCGGCCGGGGCGGTCTTCCTGACGTTCGCGACGATGTACGCCTGCGCCGGGCTGTACAGCGAGTTGCCGATGGCGGCCCTGAAGTACAAGGGTCTTTGGGTGGTGACGGTCCTCGCGGGGCTGATGACCGGCTACAGCGTGACGGATTCCCGAACGTTCATCACCCGGTGCCTGCGGGTGGTGATGCTGGCGACGGCGGCGTTCACCGCGTTCATGATCCTGCGGCTGGTGACGGACCCCGGCGCGCTGAACCGGATCGGCCGCTTCATGCCCTGGGATTTGAACCCGAACCGGCTGGGGCAGACGGTCGCGCCCATGTCGATCTTCACGACGTACATCCTGCTCTACGACAGGTCGCGTTTGTGGAAGCTCCTGGCGGCGGGCACGCTCTTCTTCCTGGCCGTGCTCATCCTGTACTGCGGCAGCCGCGGCGCGGCGGGGTACGCTGTGGTCGGGTGCACGATCCTGGGGATGCCGGTGGTGAAGCGACCCGGACTGCTGGTGACGCTGGCGATCGGGGCTGCGGTCGCGGGCTACGCGATGTTCCAGATCTTCGACATCGGCACGACCGAGCGTCTCGGCACGGTGACGCTGGAGACGCGCGAGGAGGTCTGGAACAAGGCCTGGAACCACTTCATCGAGTCGCCGCTGGTGGGGAAGGGGTGGATCTTCCAGTACGAGGCCTCGCTGGAAGGCTCGACCGCGAACATGCACTCGATCTACTTCCAGACGGCGGCCGAGACCGGGATCGCGGGCATCCTCGCGCTGCTCCTGACGCTGACGTTCATCGGGTTCAGGTGCCTGCGGCTGTGGCGTTTCGCGCTGTCGTCGCGCTACGAGATCCCGATGGCCCACCTGTCGCTGGCGATCATCGCCGCGGTGTTCGCGCACGGGCTGTTCGAGTCCGGCTCGTTCACAGGGGCGAACCTGGGCGCGGTCGTCCTCGGCATCGGGCTGTCGCTGCTAGACCGCATCCCGGAGTTGTACCGCAACGACCTGGCGGCGTGGGAGGCGTACCAACGGCAGGTGGCGGAGGCGGAGGCCGAGTCGCACGGCGAGTTCGAGCCGGCGGCAGGTGCGTGA
- a CDS encoding sulfotransferase domain-containing protein, translated as MRVRAGSVLGGASGRSGCGTMSGRKRNPGGGGGERLPDFLIIGAMKAGTTSLFRDLMTHPRVYFPLDKEPGNLCDDRVLTPEGRAEYAAHFRRARADQVCGEASTAYTKIPVYTGAAERARAMLAPGLKVIYLVREPVSRIVSQHYHEVIIRDLEVEDDVNAAVRRFPRYIAYSRYAMQVEPWIAAFGRANVRIVVFERYIKDRKGTVADIERFLGLDPRPDLVETDRVFNAADSKPGHGGPFSWVPRLWVYRAVVRPVLSQEMRDRVRRLLNRRPPPKPAPPTPETVAFLLDHLRADMAQMARLVAEQEGVEAAVPLWDEGAIRARYSGRTGEGVAS; from the coding sequence ATGCGGGTACGAGCCGGATCGGTCCTGGGTGGCGCGAGCGGGCGGAGCGGGTGCGGGACGATGAGCGGGAGGAAGCGGAATCCCGGCGGTGGGGGGGGGGAACGCCTGCCCGACTTCCTGATCATCGGAGCGATGAAGGCGGGGACGACGAGCCTCTTCCGCGACCTGATGACGCACCCGCGAGTTTACTTCCCGCTCGACAAGGAGCCTGGGAATCTGTGCGACGATCGCGTGCTCACGCCGGAAGGGCGGGCGGAATACGCGGCGCACTTCCGGCGGGCTCGCGCGGACCAGGTGTGTGGCGAGGCATCGACGGCGTACACGAAGATCCCGGTGTACACGGGTGCGGCGGAGCGGGCGCGCGCGATGCTGGCGCCTGGATTGAAGGTGATTTACCTGGTGCGCGAGCCGGTCTCGCGGATCGTGAGCCAGCACTACCACGAGGTGATCATCAGGGACCTGGAGGTCGAGGACGACGTGAACGCGGCCGTGCGGCGATTCCCGCGGTACATCGCGTACAGCCGGTACGCGATGCAGGTGGAGCCGTGGATCGCCGCGTTCGGGAGGGCGAACGTTCGGATCGTGGTGTTCGAGCGGTACATCAAGGACCGCAAGGGGACGGTGGCGGACATCGAGCGATTCCTCGGGCTGGACCCGAGGCCGGACCTGGTGGAGACGGATCGGGTGTTCAACGCGGCGGATTCGAAGCCGGGGCATGGTGGGCCGTTCTCGTGGGTGCCGCGGCTGTGGGTGTATCGGGCGGTGGTGAGACCGGTGTTGTCGCAGGAGATGCGGGATCGGGTGAGGCGGCTGCTGAACCGGCGTCCGCCGCCGAAGCCAGCCCCGCCGACGCCGGAGACGGTGGCGTTCCTTCTGGACCACCTGCGCGCGGACATGGCCCAGATGGCGAGGCTGGTGGCGGAGCAGGAAGGGGTCGAGGCCGCCGTTCCGTTGTGGGATGAAGGGGCGATCCGGGCACGGTACTCGGGGCGAACCGGGGAAGGTGTGGCCTCGTAG
- a CDS encoding sulfotransferase domain-containing protein gives MACRRSRASLASRVTMAAMPHIRSSPFRRWPMLQRMPGVPGSRAVGRQDSGRRVPRGTVADYDAAPAGWPAGRERMGRQETSLQVRMRAASHRVTWFLGTRFPDAIPLTFVVGYPKSGTVWASQLVADYLQVPYPRFSLLPVGFEAVVHGHQVVRDDYRRCVYTLRDGRDVMCSHYFFLARRIPEGDRPAVPRSLRSHFPGLRNKADVRGNLPRFIEAQARLHHSSPVNWAEHVRSWLARRERPGVVMLRYEELLADAAGALIAAMPRLTGEPADEEQARSSAERFSFARQARRRAGREGENFLRKGASGDWANHFTREAAEVFDRAFGETLVECGYEPDRSWVARAGGAGAGR, from the coding sequence ATGGCGTGCAGGCGTTCTCGGGCCTCGTTGGCGTCCCGAGTCACGATGGCCGCGATGCCGCACATCCGTTCGTCTCCGTTCCGGCGATGGCCGATGCTACAACGGATGCCGGGCGTGCCCGGTTCGCGGGCTGTGGGTCGGCAGGATAGCGGGAGACGTGTTCCGCGAGGGACGGTCGCCGACTACGATGCGGCCCCGGCGGGATGGCCGGCGGGACGTGAGCGCATGGGACGACAGGAAACGTCGCTTCAGGTCAGGATGCGGGCCGCGTCGCACCGGGTGACGTGGTTTCTCGGCACGCGGTTCCCGGACGCGATCCCGCTCACGTTCGTGGTGGGGTACCCCAAGAGCGGGACGGTGTGGGCATCGCAGCTGGTCGCGGACTATCTGCAGGTGCCTTACCCGCGGTTCAGCCTGCTGCCCGTGGGGTTCGAGGCGGTGGTGCACGGGCACCAGGTCGTGCGCGACGACTACCGGCGCTGCGTCTACACGCTGCGCGACGGGCGAGACGTGATGTGCTCGCACTATTTCTTTCTGGCGCGGCGGATTCCGGAGGGGGATCGGCCGGCAGTGCCGCGGTCGTTGCGGTCGCACTTTCCCGGGCTGAGGAACAAGGCGGACGTGCGCGGGAACCTGCCGCGGTTCATCGAGGCGCAGGCGAGGCTGCACCATTCATCGCCGGTGAACTGGGCGGAGCACGTGCGGTCGTGGCTGGCGAGACGGGAGCGGCCGGGCGTGGTGATGCTGCGGTATGAGGAGCTGCTTGCGGACGCGGCGGGCGCGCTCATCGCCGCCATGCCGCGCCTGACGGGCGAGCCGGCGGACGAGGAGCAGGCGCGATCGTCGGCGGAACGGTTCTCGTTCGCGCGACAGGCGCGGCGACGGGCGGGGCGCGAGGGCGAGAACTTCCTGCGCAAGGGGGCGTCGGGAGACTGGGCGAACCACTTCACCCGCGAGGCGGCGGAGGTCTTCGACCGAGCGTTCGGGGAGACCCTCGTTGAATGCGGGTACGAGCCGGATCGGTCCTGGGTGGCGCGAGCGGGCGGAGCGGGTGCGGGACGATGA
- the asnB gene encoding asparagine synthase (glutamine-hydrolyzing) — translation MCGIAAIVTRDANEARERLHAMVCAQVHRGPDDQGSELFRCADKAVGLGQRRLAIIDLSPAGHQPMIHPRTGDALTYNGELYNYLELREQLARERDITYRGHSDTEFILHALVEWGPAAIERFEGMFALAFLRRADSTLLLARDPMGIKPLYYAASPGRLALASELRALVAGGAVSTEVDRRAVAGMLAYGAVPEPLTIFSGARAFPPGCLAEVPLDFSDGETPSVRPRPHWRFPRVGEGLPDRVTEADATERIAATLDRAVKNHLISDVPVGIFLSSGLDSTIMAGLAARHAPDVRTFTVGFADQPDMSESALAAGTARAFRLPHADVQITGRDAEAAAVAWMSSIDQPSLDGLNSYVISKAVRAEGIIVALSGLGGDELLGGYPSFRDVPRLRRLLQRLAWMPPHARSALLRAVAMRQPRSARDKAADLAATDGSVMQLALGRRRVTPNARMRALGLDPGALHLHPTFQPHEALEGIDHAADARDPIAAVSRYEARFYMGNMLLRDGDMTGMAHSLEIRVPLIDRTMLDLCFALPGAVRLPPGAPGKHLLRVAFRDMLRDELLAQRKRGFQLPIRRWMLGPLRAVCESGLERVKRTALLRPEGVDGLWADFLREPESPVWSSAFSVCVLGAYLERMNAG, via the coding sequence ATGTGCGGCATCGCGGCCATCGTGACTCGGGACGCCAACGAGGCCCGAGAACGCCTGCACGCCATGGTCTGCGCCCAGGTCCACCGCGGACCCGACGACCAAGGCTCCGAACTCTTCCGGTGCGCGGACAAAGCCGTCGGACTCGGCCAGCGACGCCTCGCCATCATCGACCTCTCACCCGCCGGCCACCAGCCGATGATCCATCCACGCACCGGCGACGCCCTCACCTACAACGGCGAACTCTACAACTACCTCGAACTCCGCGAGCAACTCGCCCGCGAGCGCGACATCACCTATCGCGGACACTCCGACACCGAGTTCATCCTCCACGCCCTCGTCGAGTGGGGACCGGCAGCCATCGAACGCTTCGAAGGCATGTTCGCCCTCGCCTTCCTCCGACGCGCCGACTCCACGCTCCTCCTCGCCCGCGACCCCATGGGCATCAAGCCCCTCTACTACGCGGCCTCACCCGGCCGCCTCGCGCTCGCCAGCGAACTGCGGGCGCTCGTCGCGGGGGGCGCGGTTTCAACCGAGGTCGATCGGCGCGCCGTCGCAGGCATGCTCGCCTACGGCGCGGTGCCCGAACCCCTCACCATCTTCAGCGGGGCGCGCGCCTTTCCGCCAGGCTGCCTCGCCGAGGTTCCGCTCGACTTCTCCGACGGAGAAACACCGTCGGTCCGTCCACGCCCTCACTGGCGGTTCCCCCGCGTCGGCGAGGGACTCCCCGACCGTGTCACGGAAGCCGACGCGACCGAGCGCATCGCCGCCACACTCGACCGCGCCGTCAAGAATCACCTGATCAGCGACGTCCCCGTCGGCATCTTTCTCTCCTCGGGACTCGACTCGACCATCATGGCCGGGCTGGCCGCGCGACACGCACCCGACGTGCGCACGTTCACCGTCGGCTTCGCCGATCAGCCCGACATGAGCGAGTCCGCCCTCGCCGCGGGAACGGCCCGAGCCTTCCGCCTCCCGCACGCCGACGTCCAGATCACCGGGCGCGACGCCGAGGCCGCCGCGGTCGCCTGGATGTCCAGCATCGATCAGCCCTCGCTCGACGGCCTCAACTCCTACGTCATCTCCAAGGCCGTCCGCGCCGAGGGCATCATCGTCGCCCTCTCCGGCCTGGGCGGCGACGAACTGCTCGGCGGCTACCCCTCGTTCCGCGACGTCCCGCGTTTGCGCCGACTTCTCCAACGGCTCGCCTGGATGCCCCCGCACGCTCGCTCCGCGCTCCTGCGCGCCGTCGCCATGCGCCAACCCCGCTCCGCCCGCGACAAGGCCGCCGACCTCGCCGCCACCGACGGTTCCGTCATGCAACTTGCCCTCGGCCGACGGCGCGTCACGCCGAACGCACGCATGCGCGCCCTCGGCCTCGACCCCGGCGCCCTCCACCTCCATCCAACCTTCCAGCCCCACGAGGCGCTCGAAGGCATCGACCACGCCGCGGATGCACGCGACCCCATCGCCGCCGTCTCCCGCTACGAGGCACGCTTCTACATGGGCAACATGCTCCTGCGTGATGGTGACATGACCGGCATGGCCCACAGCCTCGAAATCCGCGTGCCGCTCATTGACCGAACCATGCTCGACCTCTGCTTCGCCCTCCCCGGCGCGGTGCGGCTCCCACCGGGCGCGCCGGGCAAGCACCTCCTGCGTGTTGCCTTCCGCGACATGCTCCGCGACGAACTCCTCGCTCAGCGCAAGCGCGGCTTCCAACTGCCGATCCGCCGCTGGATGCTCGGCCCGCTCCGCGCCGTCTGCGAGTCCGGCCTCGAACGCGTCAAGCGCACCGCCCTGCTCCGGCCCGAAGGCGTCGATGGCCTGTGGGCCGACTTCCTCCGCGAGCCGGAAAGCCCCGTCTGGTCCAGCGCGTTCAGCGTCTGCGTCCTCGGCGCGTACCTCGAGCGCATGAACGCGGGCTGA
- a CDS encoding 3'(2'),5'-bisphosphate nucleotidase, giving the protein MHDYPTLASAARDAVALAARACREVQASLERVKAITKDDKSPVTVADFASQAIVGRVLTERLGRGVVLVGEEDSKWLREEDHAPHRAATLAAVRAVWPDADEKSMLDAIDVGAGDTLHGSFWTLDPIDGTKGFLRNQQYAIALAFVERGTPVVGVLGCPNLPRDFRRPLDEPDAHGCIYTAIKGAGVSETPADDPAAAPVTIRRLDREAGEPLSICESVESAHSKQDDTARILARLAEGGQPSREPARLDSQAKYAVTARGQADAYLRLPTKKDYVERIWDHAAGALVATEAGCFVTDIRGRALDFSQGRGLEKNKGVICAPPRVHGLILGAIEALGIGRDA; this is encoded by the coding sequence ATGCACGACTACCCCACGCTCGCCTCCGCCGCCCGCGACGCCGTCGCGCTCGCCGCGCGGGCCTGCCGCGAGGTGCAGGCCTCGCTCGAGCGCGTGAAGGCGATCACGAAGGACGACAAGTCCCCCGTCACCGTCGCGGACTTCGCGAGCCAGGCGATCGTCGGGCGCGTCCTCACCGAGCGGCTCGGCCGGGGCGTGGTCCTCGTCGGCGAGGAGGACAGCAAGTGGCTCCGCGAGGAAGACCACGCGCCGCACCGTGCCGCCACGCTCGCCGCCGTGCGAGCCGTCTGGCCCGATGCCGACGAGAAATCCATGCTCGACGCCATCGACGTCGGCGCGGGCGACACGCTCCACGGCTCGTTCTGGACCCTCGACCCCATCGACGGCACCAAGGGCTTCCTGCGCAACCAGCAGTACGCCATCGCGCTCGCGTTCGTCGAGCGTGGCACGCCCGTCGTCGGCGTGCTCGGCTGCCCGAACCTCCCGCGCGACTTCCGCAGGCCGCTCGACGAACCCGACGCCCACGGCTGCATCTACACCGCGATCAAGGGCGCGGGCGTGAGCGAAACACCGGCGGACGATCCGGCCGCGGCTCCCGTCACCATCCGGCGCCTCGACCGCGAGGCGGGCGAGCCGCTCTCGATCTGCGAGTCCGTCGAGTCCGCGCACTCGAAGCAGGACGACACCGCCCGCATCCTCGCCCGTCTCGCCGAGGGCGGCCAGCCGTCGCGCGAGCCGGCACGCCTCGACTCACAGGCGAAGTACGCCGTCACCGCCCGCGGCCAGGCGGACGCGTATCTGCGCCTCCCCACGAAGAAGGACTACGTGGAGCGCATCTGGGACCACGCCGCCGGCGCGCTCGTCGCCACCGAGGCGGGCTGCTTCGTCACCGACATCCGCGGCCGCGCCCTCGACTTCTCCCAAGGCCGCGGCCTCGAAAAAAACAAGGGCGTCATCTGCGCCCCCCCCCGAGTCCACGGCCTCATCCTTGGCGCGATCGAAGCCTTGGGCATCGGCAGGGACGCCTGA
- a CDS encoding four helix bundle protein, which produces MGRFQEELLERVERFADRVLDVARAVEQAGAPRRIVDQLIGSGTSVGANTFEADEAMSRPDFCRILAIILKELNETRFWLRLISRRGWVPPSRLESLEHEARELKLVFGAVLSRTRANDR; this is translated from the coding sequence ATGGGACGGTTTCAGGAGGAACTCCTCGAGCGGGTCGAGCGATTCGCGGACCGCGTCCTCGATGTGGCTCGCGCCGTCGAGCAGGCCGGTGCGCCGCGCCGCATCGTCGATCAGTTGATCGGTTCGGGCACCTCGGTCGGCGCGAACACCTTCGAAGCCGACGAGGCCATGAGCCGCCCCGACTTCTGTCGAATCCTCGCGATCATCCTCAAGGAACTGAACGAAACGCGATTCTGGCTCCGCCTGATCTCGCGCCGCGGCTGGGTGCCGCCATCGCGCCTCGAATCGCTCGAGCACGAAGCCCGCGAACTCAAACTCGTCTTCGGAGCCGTCCTCTCCCGCACCCGCGCAAACGACCGCTGA
- the cysC gene encoding adenylyl-sulfate kinase: MTQVKSTNIHWHEGDISRDERWKALRAKGATVWFTGLSGSGKSTIASALEQALVNQGVFCYRLDGDNVRFGLNKNLGFSAEDRAENIRRIGEVAKLFADAGVVALTSFISPYRNDRDLCRKIHAEAKPGPLDFVEIFVDTPIEECERRDPKGLYKKARAGEIKGFTGIDDPYEAPASPELVLDTTKLTVEQSVAKVIDLLVARGVLGK, encoded by the coding sequence ATGACGCAGGTGAAGTCCACGAACATCCACTGGCACGAGGGCGACATCTCCCGCGACGAACGCTGGAAGGCCCTGCGCGCCAAGGGCGCGACGGTCTGGTTCACGGGCCTCTCCGGCTCGGGCAAGTCCACGATCGCGTCCGCGCTCGAGCAGGCGCTCGTGAACCAGGGCGTGTTCTGCTACCGGCTCGACGGCGACAACGTCCGCTTCGGCCTGAACAAGAACCTCGGCTTCTCGGCGGAGGACCGGGCGGAGAACATCCGCCGCATCGGCGAGGTCGCCAAGCTCTTCGCCGACGCGGGCGTCGTCGCGCTGACCAGCTTCATCAGCCCGTACCGCAACGACCGCGACCTGTGCCGCAAGATCCACGCGGAGGCGAAGCCCGGCCCGCTGGACTTCGTCGAAATCTTCGTGGACACGCCGATCGAGGAGTGCGAACGCCGTGATCCCAAGGGCCTCTACAAGAAGGCCCGCGCCGGCGAGATCAAGGGCTTCACGGGCATCGACGACCCCTACGAGGCCCCGGCCAGCCCCGAACTGGTGCTCGACACGACGAAGCTCACCGTCGAGCAGAGCGTGGCCAAGGTGATCGACCTGCTCGTGGCGAGGGGGGTGCTGGGCAAATAG